From Bradyrhizobium symbiodeficiens, the proteins below share one genomic window:
- a CDS encoding DUF3108 domain-containing protein → MAVLCGLTVAWGAVPAAAQGKLEAQYEASLAGIPVGKGAWNIEVGDDVFAAAASGGTSGLLKSFTGGSGTGASQGRVVNGALVATGYQASTTTSKKTEEIRITLDKGNVKDFAILPEPPVDPDRIVVTDAHRRGVWDPMTASLLRVPGTGDPVSPEACHSSAPVFDGRMRYDLKLDFKRMETVKAEKGYKGPVVVCSLYFVPVAGYIPDRPVIKYLAAQRNIEIAFAPVAGTRILVPFWLKVPTPLGPAMLEATSFITTAQPPRVAKTQ, encoded by the coding sequence CTGGCGGTGCTTTGCGGCCTGACGGTGGCGTGGGGCGCAGTGCCGGCGGCGGCGCAGGGCAAGCTCGAGGCGCAATACGAGGCCTCGCTGGCCGGCATTCCCGTCGGCAAGGGCGCCTGGAATATCGAGGTCGGCGACGACGTGTTCGCGGCGGCCGCGTCCGGCGGCACCTCGGGGCTGCTGAAATCGTTCACGGGCGGGTCCGGCACCGGCGCGAGCCAGGGGCGCGTCGTCAACGGCGCGCTGGTTGCGACCGGCTACCAGGCCTCCACCACCACCTCGAAGAAGACCGAAGAGATCCGCATCACGCTCGACAAGGGCAATGTGAAGGATTTTGCCATCCTGCCGGAGCCGCCGGTCGACCCTGATCGTATCGTCGTCACCGACGCGCATCGCCGCGGCGTCTGGGACCCCATGACGGCCTCGCTCCTGCGCGTGCCCGGCACTGGCGACCCCGTCTCGCCGGAGGCCTGCCACAGCTCGGCCCCGGTGTTCGACGGCCGCATGCGCTACGACCTCAAGCTCGATTTCAAGCGCATGGAGACCGTGAAAGCCGAGAAGGGCTACAAGGGCCCGGTGGTGGTCTGCTCGCTGTATTTCGTGCCGGTCGCGGGCTACATCCCCGATCGCCCCGTGATCAAATACCTCGCCGCCCAGCGCAACATCGAGATCGCGTTTGCGCCGGTGGCGGGCACGCGCATCCTGGTCCCGTTCTGGCTGAAAGTGCCGACGCCGCTCGGCCCGGCCATGCTGGAAGCCACCAGCTTCATCACCACCGCCCAGCCGCCGCGCGTGGCGAAGACGCAGTAA
- a CDS encoding DUF2235 domain-containing protein, giving the protein MERERKSESKNLVICCDGTGNEISENISNVLKLYRCLRKTDRTQPRQMVFYDPGVGTVTEPTTWHRLKANINLVLGLATGYGLDDNVLSAYCFLVEHYAPGDRIYLFGFSRGAYTVRVLAGLIHKVGLVRPEQANLAGSGLVAYKQYSGTGRGNDVEDLSDVDFDEQGPLPKDQFDLAAQFARITSTRWPTIHFIGVWDTVASVIVPRRDNLFFLFSLEELAFTRRNPSVRTFRQAIAIDERRRMFRLNKYEEPQEFWSNRYVPDEKKVPQDILQVWFAGVHSDVGGGYPEARSGDSKYPLIWMIAEAEKAGLNFNHATIRQLAWGIQRKNSPFQYVAPDYTGQTGVLHDSMTAGWRLLEFFPKRAKFREWPERKVFLGLYIPDCEPRLIPEGAHVHESVLKRIAVEPDYRPVNLPKDYLTVPMPVELAPPLPLAGEADALAGRGG; this is encoded by the coding sequence GTGGAGCGCGAGCGCAAATCCGAGTCGAAGAATCTCGTCATCTGCTGTGACGGCACCGGCAACGAGATCTCGGAGAACATCTCCAACGTCCTGAAGCTGTATCGCTGCCTGCGCAAGACCGACCGGACACAGCCGCGGCAGATGGTGTTCTACGATCCCGGCGTCGGCACGGTGACGGAGCCGACGACGTGGCACCGCCTGAAAGCCAATATCAATCTGGTGCTGGGGCTCGCCACCGGCTACGGGCTCGATGACAACGTGCTCAGCGCCTATTGCTTCCTGGTCGAGCATTACGCGCCGGGCGACAGGATCTATCTGTTCGGCTTCTCGCGCGGGGCCTACACGGTTCGCGTGCTGGCGGGGCTGATCCACAAGGTCGGGCTGGTCAGGCCGGAGCAGGCCAACCTCGCGGGCTCGGGCCTCGTCGCCTACAAGCAATATTCCGGCACCGGGCGCGGCAACGACGTCGAAGACCTCAGCGATGTCGATTTCGACGAGCAGGGGCCGCTGCCGAAGGACCAGTTCGACCTCGCCGCCCAGTTCGCGCGCATCACCTCGACGCGCTGGCCGACCATCCATTTCATCGGCGTCTGGGACACCGTGGCCAGCGTGATCGTGCCGCGGCGCGACAATCTGTTCTTCCTGTTCAGCCTGGAGGAGCTCGCCTTCACGCGGCGCAATCCGAGCGTCAGGACCTTCCGGCAGGCGATCGCGATCGACGAGCGGCGTCGCATGTTCCGCCTGAACAAATATGAGGAGCCGCAGGAGTTCTGGAGCAACCGCTATGTGCCCGACGAAAAGAAGGTGCCGCAGGACATCCTGCAGGTGTGGTTCGCCGGCGTGCATAGCGACGTCGGCGGCGGCTATCCGGAGGCTAGAAGCGGCGACTCCAAATATCCGCTGATCTGGATGATCGCGGAGGCGGAGAAGGCGGGGCTGAACTTCAACCACGCGACCATCAGGCAGCTCGCCTGGGGCATCCAGCGCAAGAACTCGCCGTTCCAGTATGTCGCGCCTGATTACACCGGGCAGACCGGCGTGCTGCACGATTCCATGACGGCGGGCTGGCGGCTGCTGGAGTTCTTTCCGAAGCGCGCGAAGTTTCGGGAGTGGCCGGAGCGGAAGGTGTTTCTCGGCCTGTACATCCCCGATTGCGAGCCGCGCCTGATCCCCGAAGGCGCCCATGTGCATGAGAGCGTGCTGAAGCGGATCGCGGTGGAGCCGGACTACCGGCCGGTGAATTTGCCGAAGGACTATTTGACGGTGCCGATGCCGGTGGAGCTTGCTCCGCCTCTCCCGCTGGCGGGAGAGGCCGACGCGCTCGCAGGGCGCGGCGGGTGA
- the rpmB gene encoding 50S ribosomal protein L28, with protein sequence MSRRCELTAKGPLVGHKVSHSNIKTKRRFLPNLVNVTFISEALERNVRLRVSTNALKSVDHNGGLDAYLLKAKADVLSPRALDLKRAIQKKVGPTPAPEKKAS encoded by the coding sequence ATGTCTCGCCGCTGCGAACTGACGGCCAAGGGCCCCCTCGTCGGCCACAAGGTCAGCCACTCCAACATCAAGACCAAGCGCCGCTTCCTGCCGAACCTGGTCAACGTGACCTTCATCAGCGAAGCCCTGGAGCGCAACGTGCGCCTGCGCGTCTCCACCAACGCGCTGAAGAGCGTCGACCACAATGGCGGCCTCGACGCCTACCTGCTCAAGGCCAAGGCCGACGTCCTGTCGCCGCGCGCCCTCGATCTGAAGCGCGCCATCCAGAAGAAGGTCGGCCCGACGCCGGCGCCGGAGAAGAAGGCCAGCTGA
- a CDS encoding S4 domain-containing protein, whose translation MVKARTSAAELIGSGHVRVNGEREKAPGHAIKLGDVITVALDRTVRVLKVTGFSERRGDAASARVLYEELGMRN comes from the coding sequence GTGGTGAAGGCGCGGACCTCGGCGGCCGAACTCATCGGATCCGGTCATGTCCGCGTCAACGGGGAGCGCGAAAAGGCGCCGGGCCATGCGATCAAGCTCGGCGACGTCATCACCGTCGCGCTCGATCGCACCGTGCGCGTGTTGAAGGTGACAGGCTTCAGCGAACGCCGCGGCGATGCCGCCTCGGCGCGCGTGCTCTACGAAGAGCTCGGGATGCGCAATTAA
- a CDS encoding HamA C-terminal domain-containing protein, whose product MDDISDAGGVAARIGFKYQDHVAASFVLDMLDDRRVVQVECETSDDITRVLHQDDLEIVEYIQVKTTDRDKKWTSTELTARVTKDNPTSLVEKSLLADRHQPSARFRIVTRRSVNASLAALLDPIERRETTGQISVLAAKLKAKYPKTFSSNGHDLAYWAQNALWDVRSGLEHIESQNLQLLNRIAEEFGANPTYSQAKKIYSDLLLLVEAAAAATRRNKIKKVVTRTMIVDWWSARLAEVRATAAASAKPYRIRGTSFFIEVHNVPYPLEKRQALGYDAQYERKVWRSLQLSQYLVSWLAELSLKASELAEIDQLNLKQKLDAGLATIRAQRTLNSRELLGEALLHAILRHYFGSEPVACKLFHRSRLGDRITRNAHIVSRQQGDQLWLGRTYFLEGDGERELLARIADDLCESLATEVLQEERQVIIQLREPQHLTSRSLWDAFGPGAPIDRILEMLCIPVLIAYDSAVLGVGHSDDYQQKLKSEIAKFGDRFVSSLPAQTVEVQVHVIFVPVENLCLLVSQFEKEIGLA is encoded by the coding sequence GTGGACGACATTTCGGACGCTGGTGGCGTCGCTGCTCGGATCGGATTTAAGTACCAAGACCACGTAGCAGCCTCGTTCGTGCTCGACATGCTAGACGATCGAAGGGTCGTTCAGGTCGAATGCGAGACAAGCGACGATATTACAAGGGTACTCCATCAAGACGATCTTGAGATTGTCGAGTATATCCAAGTCAAAACTACAGATCGGGACAAAAAGTGGACGTCCACTGAGCTAACAGCGCGCGTTACGAAGGATAACCCGACCTCGCTTGTAGAAAAGTCGCTCCTGGCTGATAGGCATCAACCTAGCGCTCGTTTTAGGATCGTTACGAGGCGATCTGTGAATGCTAGTCTGGCCGCGCTGCTGGATCCTATTGAGCGACGAGAGACCACGGGACAGATTTCCGTGTTGGCCGCGAAGCTGAAGGCGAAGTATCCAAAAACGTTTTCATCTAATGGACACGATCTGGCCTATTGGGCCCAAAATGCACTTTGGGATGTTCGATCCGGACTGGAGCATATCGAATCGCAAAATCTGCAGCTCTTAAATAGGATTGCGGAAGAGTTTGGAGCGAACCCGACCTACTCGCAAGCGAAGAAAATCTATTCTGACTTGCTTCTGTTAGTGGAGGCGGCCGCTGCGGCGACCCGGCGGAATAAGATTAAGAAGGTCGTCACGCGCACCATGATCGTAGATTGGTGGAGTGCTCGCTTGGCGGAGGTCCGAGCGACGGCTGCTGCGAGCGCAAAGCCGTATAGAATACGCGGCACCAGCTTCTTCATAGAAGTTCACAACGTTCCATATCCACTCGAGAAACGGCAAGCTCTTGGCTACGACGCTCAGTATGAACGCAAAGTATGGCGTTCTCTGCAGCTGTCGCAATACTTGGTCAGTTGGCTCGCCGAGCTGTCATTGAAGGCGAGTGAGCTTGCGGAGATCGACCAACTAAATCTTAAGCAAAAGCTTGATGCTGGACTTGCTACCATCCGGGCGCAACGGACGCTGAATTCTCGGGAGTTACTGGGAGAGGCTTTGCTTCATGCCATCTTACGTCACTACTTCGGTAGCGAGCCTGTTGCATGTAAGCTATTTCATCGCTCTCGTTTGGGAGATCGAATTACACGAAACGCGCACATTGTCTCGCGTCAACAAGGTGATCAACTTTGGTTGGGGCGCACTTACTTTCTAGAGGGTGATGGCGAGCGTGAGCTCTTGGCTCGGATCGCGGATGATTTGTGCGAGTCTCTCGCGACGGAAGTTCTCCAGGAAGAACGGCAGGTAATAATCCAGTTGCGAGAACCGCAGCACCTGACCTCACGGTCCCTCTGGGACGCCTTTGGACCGGGAGCGCCGATCGACCGCATACTTGAGATGCTATGTATCCCGGTATTGATTGCGTACGACAGCGCGGTACTCGGAGTCGGCCATTCAGACGACTATCAGCAGAAGTTGAAGTCAGAGATCGCGAAGTTTGGAGACAGATTTGTTTCAAGTCTTCCAGCGCAGACGGTTGAAGTTCAGGTGCACGTTATTTTCGTGCCCGTGGAGAATCTCTGTCTCCTGGTTAGTCAATTCGAGAAGGAAATTGGCTTGGCATGA
- a CDS encoding helicase-related protein, which yields MPFSSSPFASERALSDRVPGAGVTAVLGPTNTGKTHLAIERMLAHPSGLIGLPLRLLAREVYNKIAARVGSDAVALVTGEEKIKPKSPRYWVSTVEAMPRDLDVSFLAVDEVQIASDLERGHVFTDRILNRRGRDETLLLGAATMRPIIERLLPGVSMITRPRLSQLEFAGDRKITRQPRRTAIVAFSADEVYAIAELIRRQHGGAAVVLGSLSPRTRNAQVAMFQNGDVDYLVATDAVGMGLNLDVDHVAFASDRKYDGYQFRRLTPSEFAQIAGRAGRATRNGTFGTTGRCAPFEPELVNALQNHTFEPVKMLQWRNARLDFSSLGALQVSLNLGPGHEALTRAPVAEDMRVLEHAARDAEVRDVAHGKEAVERLWEACQVPDYRKLSPAAHAELVTTLYGFLMRKGCIPDAWFEAQITQADRVDGDIDTLSARIAQIRTWTFVANRPDWLKDPERWQGIAREVENKLSDALHERLTERFVDRRTSVLMRRLRENTSLNTEIGKTGEVIVEGHVIGRLDGFTFAPDAAEAGSDAKALQAAAQAVLAGEINTRAEKLGNAPDDQFVLTSEGIIRWTGDAVARLSAAEDALHPRIRIISDERLTGAPRDKVQARLELWLKTHVEKLLGPMFELSKAEDVTGIARGIAYQLVEALGVLERPKIANELKDLDQPSRAVLRKYGVRFGAYHIYFPGLLKPAGRALAALLWALKQDNVDLSSLSGAQHLASSGRTSFPVDKALPRDAYRVLGYKQAGERAVRVDILERLADLIRPALAWRENASGEKPAGAFDGRSFVVTQAMTSLTGSAGEDFASVLRALGYRMEKRPPLPAKPAVAEQSVPETVATETPPAEGTAETSNETSTETAAEAVAGLPAEASTEAAAEPVTVEDAPGMEPQDEPAQEAEPALEASPEAPVTPEDAPGIAPPAEEPAAPTEAASLEAAPAETAATEAAASPEAAAPEAAATPAEPELIEVWRPGGRHDDRKPRHERHRHQRHQNQRPQAGAEAGAAPGAASAAPGEAADGAKPGHRGGHRRDGGRDFRKPREGGEGAPRPEGRDDKNRRFEGKDRDNKDRDNKGRDKGKFGGDRDKGRDNRGRDRDKGRDRQGGPSLRPYASSANPRERDRPADPNSPFAKLAALKEQLSGRKE from the coding sequence ATGCCCTTTTCCTCCTCCCCCTTCGCTTCCGAGCGCGCGCTTTCCGATCGCGTGCCTGGCGCCGGCGTCACCGCGGTGCTCGGGCCGACCAACACCGGCAAGACCCATCTCGCCATCGAGCGGATGCTGGCGCATCCCTCAGGGCTGATCGGCCTGCCGCTGCGCCTGCTCGCGCGCGAGGTCTACAACAAGATTGCCGCGCGGGTCGGCAGCGACGCGGTCGCGCTCGTCACCGGCGAGGAGAAGATCAAGCCGAAGAGCCCGCGCTATTGGGTGTCGACCGTCGAGGCGATGCCGCGCGACCTCGACGTCTCCTTCCTCGCCGTCGACGAGGTCCAGATCGCCAGCGATCTCGAGCGCGGCCACGTCTTCACCGACCGCATCCTCAACCGCCGCGGCCGCGACGAGACGTTGCTGCTGGGCGCTGCGACCATGCGCCCGATCATCGAGCGGCTGCTGCCGGGCGTCTCCATGATCACGCGTCCAAGGCTGTCGCAGCTGGAATTCGCCGGCGACCGCAAGATCACGCGCCAGCCGCGCCGAACTGCGATTGTCGCGTTCTCGGCCGACGAGGTCTACGCGATCGCCGAGCTGATCCGCCGCCAGCACGGCGGCGCCGCCGTGGTGCTGGGCTCGCTCTCGCCCCGCACGCGCAATGCGCAGGTGGCGATGTTCCAGAACGGCGACGTCGATTATCTCGTCGCCACCGACGCCGTCGGCATGGGCCTCAATCTCGACGTCGACCACGTCGCGTTTGCCTCCGACCGCAAATACGACGGCTACCAGTTCCGCCGGCTGACGCCGTCCGAATTCGCGCAGATCGCGGGGCGTGCGGGGCGCGCCACGCGCAACGGCACCTTCGGTACCACCGGCCGCTGCGCGCCGTTCGAGCCCGAGCTCGTCAACGCGCTGCAGAACCACACTTTCGAACCCGTGAAGATGCTGCAATGGCGCAACGCCAGGCTGGATTTCTCCTCGCTCGGCGCTCTCCAGGTCTCCCTGAACCTCGGCCCCGGCCACGAGGCCCTGACGCGCGCGCCTGTTGCCGAGGACATGCGCGTGCTCGAGCACGCCGCCCGCGACGCCGAAGTGCGCGATGTCGCGCATGGCAAGGAGGCCGTGGAGCGGCTGTGGGAGGCCTGCCAGGTCCCCGACTATCGAAAATTGTCGCCGGCCGCCCATGCCGAGCTGGTGACCACGCTGTACGGCTTCCTGATGCGGAAGGGCTGCATCCCCGATGCCTGGTTCGAGGCCCAGATCACCCAGGCCGACCGCGTCGACGGCGACATCGACACGCTGTCGGCCCGAATCGCGCAGATCCGCACCTGGACCTTCGTCGCCAACCGTCCGGACTGGCTGAAAGACCCCGAACGCTGGCAGGGAATTGCCCGCGAGGTCGAAAATAAATTATCGGATGCGCTCCATGAACGCTTGACTGAGCGTTTCGTTGATCGCCGGACCAGTGTATTGATGCGCCGCCTGCGGGAGAACACGAGCTTGAATACTGAAATCGGCAAGACCGGCGAAGTCATCGTCGAAGGCCATGTCATCGGCCGTCTCGATGGCTTCACCTTTGCACCGGATGCGGCGGAAGCCGGCTCCGATGCGAAAGCCTTGCAGGCTGCAGCGCAAGCGGTGCTCGCCGGCGAGATCAACACGCGCGCCGAAAAGCTCGGCAATGCGCCCGACGATCAGTTCGTGCTGACCTCGGAAGGCATCATCCGCTGGACCGGCGATGCCGTGGCGCGACTGTCTGCCGCAGAGGACGCGCTGCATCCGCGCATCCGCATCATCTCCGACGAGCGCCTGACCGGCGCCCCCCGCGACAAGGTGCAGGCCCGGCTCGAGCTCTGGCTCAAGACCCATGTCGAGAAGCTGCTCGGGCCGATGTTCGAGCTGTCCAAGGCCGAGGACGTCACCGGCATCGCCCGCGGCATCGCCTATCAGCTCGTCGAGGCCCTCGGCGTGCTCGAGCGTCCCAAGATCGCCAACGAGCTGAAGGATCTCGACCAGCCCTCGCGCGCGGTGCTGCGCAAATACGGCGTCCGTTTCGGCGCCTATCACATCTATTTCCCCGGCCTGCTCAAGCCCGCCGGGCGTGCGCTGGCCGCGCTGCTGTGGGCGCTGAAGCAGGACAATGTCGATCTGTCCTCGCTCTCAGGCGCGCAGCATCTGGCCTCCTCGGGACGCACCTCGTTCCCGGTCGACAAGGCTCTGCCGCGCGATGCCTATCGCGTGCTCGGCTACAAGCAGGCCGGCGAGCGCGCCGTGCGTGTCGACATCCTGGAGCGCTTGGCCGATCTGATCCGCCCGGCGCTGGCCTGGCGCGAGAACGCATCCGGTGAGAAGCCGGCCGGCGCCTTCGACGGCCGCAGTTTCGTGGTGACGCAGGCGATGACCTCGCTCACGGGCTCCGCCGGCGAAGATTTCGCCTCGGTGCTGCGTGCCCTCGGCTATCGCATGGAGAAGCGTCCGCCGCTGCCGGCAAAGCCGGCCGTGGCCGAGCAATCCGTGCCTGAAACCGTCGCGACCGAGACGCCCCCGGCTGAAGGCACCGCGGAAACCTCGAACGAGACCTCGACAGAGACTGCGGCCGAGGCCGTTGCCGGCCTGCCGGCGGAGGCTTCCACCGAAGCTGCCGCCGAGCCGGTCACCGTCGAAGACGCGCCCGGCATGGAGCCGCAGGACGAGCCGGCTCAGGAGGCTGAGCCGGCGCTGGAAGCCTCTCCCGAGGCCCCCGTCACGCCCGAAGACGCGCCCGGCATCGCACCGCCGGCGGAAGAGCCCGCTGCGCCCACCGAGGCGGCCAGCCTCGAAGCCGCTCCGGCCGAGACGGCCGCAACCGAAGCTGCCGCGTCACCCGAAGCTGCCGCGCCTGAAGCTGCGGCGACGCCCGCCGAGCCCGAGTTGATCGAGGTCTGGCGTCCCGGCGGCCGTCACGACGACCGCAAGCCGCGCCACGAGCGCCATCGCCACCAGCGTCACCAGAACCAGCGTCCGCAGGCCGGCGCTGAAGCTGGCGCTGCACCCGGCGCAGCGAGCGCCGCGCCCGGCGAAGCCGCCGACGGCGCGAAGCCGGGTCATCGTGGTGGGCATCGGAGGGACGGTGGCAGAGACTTCCGCAAGCCGCGCGAGGGTGGCGAAGGCGCGCCGCGTCCCGAGGGGCGCGACGACAAGAACCGCCGCTTCGAAGGCAAGGATCGCGACAACAAGGATCGCGACAACAAGGGACGCGACAAGGGCAAGTTCGGCGGAGATCGCGACAAGGGCCGCGACAACCGCGGCCGTGACCGGGACAAGGGCCGCGACCGCCAGGGCGGTCCGTCGCTGCGTCCCTACGCCTCGAGCGCCAATCCGCGCGAACGCGACCGTCCCGCCGATCCGAACTCGCCCTTCGCAAAACTCGCCGCGCTGAAGGAGCAGCTTTCCGGGCGCAAGGAGTAG
- the fdxA gene encoding ferredoxin FdxA, translated as MTYVVTENCIKCKYTDCVEVCPVDCFYEGDNMLVIHPDECIDCGVCEPECPADAIKPDTEPGLEKWLEVNTQYAKSWPNITQKKESPADAKEFDGAEGKFEKYFSPNPGSGD; from the coding sequence ATGACTTACGTCGTCACTGAAAACTGCATCAAGTGCAAGTACACCGACTGCGTCGAGGTCTGCCCGGTCGACTGTTTCTATGAGGGTGACAACATGCTCGTCATCCACCCGGACGAGTGCATCGATTGTGGCGTGTGCGAGCCGGAATGCCCCGCCGACGCCATCAAGCCGGACACGGAACCGGGCCTCGAAAAGTGGCTGGAAGTGAACACCCAGTACGCCAAGAGCTGGCCGAACATCACCCAGAAGAAAGAATCACCTGCCGACGCCAAGGAATTCGACGGCGCGGAAGGCAAGTTCGAGAAATATTTTTCCCCGAACCCCGGCTCCGGCGACTAA
- a CDS encoding DUF1488 family protein, translated as MTLTASRFIAHDQDRGIVQFSMQDGPKEFACAISTSAMDDLERGPRARPAEREAQFTRLRERIEACVERKYQATEFEGTPPGIVLRSIDFRG; from the coding sequence ATGACACTCACCGCCAGCCGCTTCATCGCCCACGACCAGGACCGCGGCATCGTCCAGTTCTCGATGCAGGACGGGCCGAAGGAATTCGCCTGCGCGATCTCGACCTCCGCCATGGACGACCTCGAGCGCGGCCCGCGCGCCAGACCCGCCGAACGCGAAGCCCAGTTCACCCGCCTGCGCGAGCGCATCGAAGCCTGCGTGGAGCGGAAGTATCAGGCCACGGAGTTCGAGGGGACCCCGCCGGGGATCGTGCTGCGGAGCATTGATTTTCGGGGGTAG
- a CDS encoding DEAD/DEAH box helicase, whose protein sequence is MNYRQLRDQLGQEDLPSSKMFEVLGQIAGHVNNKETHDQGRDLVIRALARRDLCGEFETRVLASLVRNVGLYPYLSPMLESVEDDDFLAYELHRPDGLDAVFHSLQARIYYQLRSGSNVVLSASTSVGKSLLIDAMVALGKFKKVVVVLPTLALIDETRKRLASKFRELCHLITHPTQVARSDKINVYVLTQERVRHRIDLSNIDFFVVDEFYKLDFRRDDDKQRAIELNLAFHQLASTGAQFYLLGPNVQSIKGLDKYEFHFIPSDYSTVAVDVVQFDLPSRGDDRPNKLAELAQEIEGSTLVYCQGPGSAVKVARRLMRSVEPNNPESCAATAHWMAENYHPEWAAVAAVQHGIGLHHGGIPRALQQHMVRMFNDGSLKFLVCTSTLIEGVNTAAKNVIVYDRRRNKNVLDFFTYKNIQGRAGRMGTYFVGKVYMLEKPPIDDDVVVEYPIGEQSEETPLTLLLQLDDDELSDFSRSRVEDAIKNSFLSADTLRLNGSVLPDIQNRIAGIVYQKFKSGDVSLIWSGFPKHFQLIAVCEIIVDELSGPRLNDLGISSGRQLAWHLSTLSQADGIPGYLAEIARGTLAHQVVSERIDEALKVIRNVITFQFPRDLMVLDRVISEVASRLEMAGPNYSVYAEATENLFLPPAIAALEEYGIPVQTAKKLSAYLHEYDLDRTLDDLRALDLGKVENLSAFEHTLVGSVQSAI, encoded by the coding sequence ATGAACTACAGGCAGCTGAGGGACCAACTTGGCCAAGAAGATCTTCCATCTTCAAAGATGTTCGAGGTCTTGGGCCAGATTGCGGGTCACGTAAACAACAAAGAGACGCATGACCAAGGGCGTGATCTCGTAATTCGTGCACTCGCTCGACGAGATCTTTGCGGCGAGTTTGAAACTCGCGTTTTGGCGTCTCTTGTTCGTAACGTCGGGCTCTACCCTTACTTATCCCCGATGCTTGAGTCCGTTGAGGATGATGACTTTCTGGCCTATGAGTTGCATCGGCCTGATGGATTAGATGCGGTGTTTCATAGCTTGCAGGCCCGCATTTATTACCAGCTGCGATCAGGCTCTAACGTTGTCTTGAGCGCATCGACCAGCGTTGGCAAGAGCTTGTTGATCGACGCCATGGTGGCTCTTGGCAAGTTCAAGAAGGTCGTTGTGGTCTTGCCCACGCTTGCTCTGATCGACGAAACTCGAAAGAGACTGGCTTCTAAGTTTCGCGAGCTGTGTCACTTAATTACGCACCCGACTCAAGTCGCTCGTTCGGACAAGATCAATGTGTATGTGCTGACTCAAGAACGGGTCCGGCATCGAATTGATTTGTCTAACATAGATTTCTTCGTGGTAGACGAGTTCTACAAGCTTGATTTCAGGCGAGACGACGACAAGCAAAGGGCGATAGAACTTAATCTCGCGTTCCATCAATTGGCATCTACCGGAGCGCAGTTTTATCTGCTCGGCCCAAATGTCCAATCGATCAAAGGACTGGACAAGTACGAATTTCATTTCATTCCGTCAGACTATTCGACTGTAGCGGTAGATGTGGTGCAATTCGATCTGCCCAGTCGTGGAGATGACCGCCCAAACAAGCTGGCGGAACTGGCGCAGGAGATCGAGGGTTCTACCCTAGTTTACTGTCAGGGTCCCGGCAGCGCGGTAAAAGTTGCTCGGCGACTTATGCGCAGCGTTGAACCAAATAATCCTGAATCTTGCGCAGCTACTGCGCATTGGATGGCTGAGAACTACCATCCAGAGTGGGCGGCGGTTGCAGCCGTACAACATGGGATAGGTCTTCACCACGGGGGCATCCCGCGCGCCCTTCAGCAGCATATGGTGCGCATGTTCAATGATGGTTCACTTAAGTTTCTAGTCTGCACCTCGACCCTCATCGAGGGGGTGAATACGGCGGCGAAGAACGTAATTGTTTATGATCGCCGGCGGAATAAGAACGTGCTGGACTTTTTCACTTATAAGAACATTCAAGGTCGCGCTGGGCGAATGGGCACATACTTTGTCGGCAAAGTGTACATGTTGGAAAAGCCGCCGATAGATGACGATGTTGTTGTCGAGTACCCGATTGGAGAGCAATCCGAAGAAACGCCCCTAACTCTTCTGCTTCAGTTGGATGATGATGAACTCTCTGATTTCTCGAGATCAAGGGTTGAGGATGCAATAAAGAATAGCTTCTTGTCGGCTGACACGCTTCGTCTGAACGGCTCTGTGCTGCCAGATATCCAAAATCGAATTGCGGGCATTGTTTATCAAAAATTCAAGTCCGGGGACGTTTCTCTAATCTGGAGCGGATTTCCCAAGCACTTTCAACTGATAGCCGTTTGCGAAATTATAGTCGATGAATTGTCTGGGCCGCGCTTAAACGATCTTGGTATCAGCTCCGGAAGGCAACTCGCTTGGCATCTGAGTACGCTCAGTCAAGCAGATGGGATTCCTGGTTATCTTGCCGAGATCGCACGCGGAACGTTAGCTCATCAAGTTGTATCCGAAAGGATCGATGAGGCGCTAAAGGTCATTCGCAACGTCATCACATTTCAATTTCCGCGTGACTTGATGGTGCTGGATAGAGTTATTTCAGAGGTCGCTAGTCGTCTGGAGATGGCTGGACCGAATTACAGCGTTTATGCCGAGGCGACCGAGAATCTATTTCTTCCGCCTGCGATTGCAGCATTAGAGGAATATGGAATTCCGGTGCAGACCGCGAAGAAGTTGTCTGCTTACCTACACGAGTATGATCTCGACAGAACCTTGGACGATCTGAGGGCGCTTGATCTCGGTAAGGTCGAGAATCTATCGGCTTTCGAGCACACACTTGTTGGATCGGTTCAGAGCGCGATTTGA